In Arthrobacter citreus, a single genomic region encodes these proteins:
- a CDS encoding DUF4047 domain-containing protein, whose product MKSSLRRILIFPCLCSISFYLGSELVGKTEASFSSTFHLDNVEISAAYVFPATIKSLDEDAVKLRDNAFQQYDKIINTSSKGSIDELTASLENISLSEDELNTNLESLSSIKEEMLKYYNLMPEDEHSYDYVLQGNKQIQNTYKEVESKIDFEKIASIKLNIKEQIMVLENQEANTENSKQNKEDLKNQKTTGANIVDSKAKDEVTENEKQTIKNSNK is encoded by the coding sequence ATGAAAAGTTCATTACGTAGAATACTGATTTTTCCTTGTTTATGTAGCATCTCATTTTATTTAGGATCAGAACTAGTTGGAAAAACTGAAGCTTCATTTTCGAGCACTTTTCATTTAGATAATGTAGAGATATCGGCAGCTTATGTTTTTCCAGCTACTATAAAAAGCTTAGATGAAGATGCAGTTAAACTGAGGGATAATGCTTTTCAACAATATGACAAAATAATAAATACTTCATCAAAAGGTTCTATAGACGAGTTAACAGCAAGTTTAGAAAATATCTCACTAAGTGAAGATGAGTTGAATACCAATTTAGAATCTTTATCTTCTATAAAAGAAGAGATGCTAAAGTATTACAATCTTATGCCAGAAGATGAGCATTCTTATGACTATGTTCTTCAAGGGAATAAACAAATCCAGAATACCTATAAAGAGGTAGAGTCTAAAATAGATTTTGAGAAAATAGCTTCTATTAAATTAAACATTAAGGAACAAATAATGGTTCTAGAAAACCAAGAAGCTAATACAGAAAACAGCAAGCAAAATAAAGAGGACTTAAAAAATCAAAAAACAACTGGTGCAAACATAGTAGATTCAAAAGCAAAGGATGAGGTGACAGAAAATGAAAAACAAACTATCAAAAATAGTAATAAGTAG
- a CDS encoding peptidase M4 family protein: MSKKAAIPAVLALSLMAGGVIPTAAPKVFAEETQVKGSSEDAAVAYLQSQVTNFTKSLPINQFKVIDSITDSATNTSHVRTVEQYKGIPIYGSGQTVALDANNNVYASIGNVTQNLSRSIIHTEASITEDDAVEIAKEGVESQIGTVNKYDGIDTQLTLLPQGSKYRLTYLVKLSTSVPAPGYFHYFVDANSGEVVKSFDAAAEVFDPKNATITTATGLDVFGKKQSFIAAKDSTTNTSYLYGISAAGGTTTNPNLVPLATFSARGMGETAFLLANLLFGLPGFDVKSNSLNFFADPAAVSAHINSDKINKYYQTVHKRNSLDNKGMTLISTVHIGTKWNNAAWNGKQMLYGDGDGVVLGSLAGGLDVAGHEMTHGVITNSANLTYQDESGALNESLADIFGVLAEMYTAGTTSPDDWEIGEDVYTPNKAGDGGLRSLSDPKTKSVPAYFGMKDNKYPTTYSERYLGTEDKGGVHVNSSINNKAAYLISAGGTFNDVTVTGIGRSKLEKILYRALTMYLTPSSGFKEMRQSAIQAARDLYPDKKSGTTTVPSAETSAVIAAYDAVGVPAQ; this comes from the coding sequence ATGAGTAAAAAGGCAGCTATTCCGGCTGTACTAGCATTATCATTAATGGCTGGAGGCGTTATTCCAACAGCAGCACCAAAAGTTTTTGCAGAAGAAACTCAAGTGAAAGGAAGCTCTGAAGACGCGGCGGTCGCTTATCTTCAATCTCAAGTTACAAACTTTACAAAATCTCTACCTATTAACCAATTTAAAGTAATTGACAGTATCACTGATAGTGCAACAAATACATCTCATGTACGCACAGTTGAGCAGTATAAAGGAATTCCTATTTATGGTTCTGGACAAACTGTAGCCCTAGATGCAAACAACAATGTTTACGCTTCGATTGGTAATGTAACTCAAAATTTAAGTCGTTCAATTATTCACACTGAGGCTTCAATTACAGAGGATGACGCAGTTGAGATTGCTAAAGAAGGCGTAGAATCACAAATTGGTACAGTAAATAAATATGACGGTATTGACACACAGTTAACGCTTTTACCGCAAGGATCTAAATATCGTTTAACGTATTTAGTTAAATTATCAACCTCAGTACCAGCTCCTGGTTATTTCCATTATTTTGTTGATGCTAATTCTGGGGAAGTAGTAAAATCATTTGATGCTGCTGCTGAAGTATTTGATCCGAAAAATGCAACGATTACTACTGCAACAGGTTTAGATGTATTTGGTAAAAAGCAAAGTTTTATTGCAGCGAAAGATAGTACGACGAATACTAGTTATCTGTATGGTATTTCTGCTGCTGGTGGGACAACAACTAATCCAAATCTTGTTCCTCTCGCAACATTTTCAGCGCGTGGAATGGGTGAAACAGCGTTTTTATTAGCAAATTTACTTTTCGGTCTACCGGGATTTGATGTAAAATCAAACTCTTTAAATTTCTTTGCAGATCCTGCTGCTGTTTCTGCTCATATTAACTCTGATAAAATTAATAAATATTATCAAACTGTCCATAAACGAAATAGCTTAGATAATAAAGGTATGACATTAATTAGTACAGTACATATCGGAACTAAGTGGAATAATGCTGCATGGAACGGAAAGCAAATGTTATACGGAGATGGAGATGGTGTTGTTTTAGGATCATTAGCAGGTGGACTTGATGTAGCTGGTCACGAAATGACACATGGTGTGATAACGAATTCTGCTAATTTAACATATCAAGACGAATCAGGTGCATTAAATGAGTCATTAGCAGATATTTTTGGTGTATTAGCTGAAATGTATACTGCAGGAACAACTAGCCCTGATGATTGGGAAATCGGAGAAGATGTTTACACACCTAACAAAGCTGGAGACGGTGGACTTCGCTCATTAAGTGACCCAAAAACTAAATCAGTACCTGCTTATTTTGGAATGAAAGATAATAAATACCCAACTACTTACTCTGAACGCTATTTAGGAACAGAAGATAAAGGTGGCGTTCACGTTAATAGTAGCATTAATAACAAAGCTGCTTACTTAATCTCTGCTGGTGGAACTTTTAATGATGTAACTGTAACGGGGATCGGAAGAAGTAAATTGGAGAAAATTTTATACCGTGCTTTAACAATGTACTTAACACCTTCATCTGGATTTAAAGAAATGCGTCAATCTGCAATTCAAGCTGCTCGCGACTTATATCCAGACAAGAAGAGTGGAACAACTACTGTACCATCTGCTGAAACAAGCGCAGTTATCGCTGCTTACGATGCAGTTGGAGTTCCAGCTCAATAA
- a CDS encoding Nramp family divalent metal transporter yields the protein MSQKTQEKVIYDEAGWRQEQSQPSLQEVHRSLSVPKKASSFRKFLAFAGPGYLVAVGYMDPGNWATSIAGGSAFNYNLLSVILISNLMAIILQSLAAKLGIVTGRDLAQACRDHFSKPVSFVLWLLCEAAIAACDLAELIGSAIALNLLFGIPLFYGICLTTLDIFLILILQNKGFRYIEAFVISLIILITGSFVFELIMSQPDIKAVFGGFIPSSQVITDPKMLYISLGILGATVMPHNLYLHSSIVQTRKFDTSDIGKKEAIKFATIDSTVALMIALFVNAAILILAASTFYKSGNTNVASIEDAFQLLTPLLGTTLASTFFGVALLASGQNSTLTGTIAGQIVMEGFLNIKLKPWIRRLITRLIAVTPALIVTYLYGSKGTADLLILSQVILSLQLSFAVIPLVMFTSDPKKMGKFANKTWLKYIAWTIASVIAVLNVYLLWATFFK from the coding sequence ATGTCACAAAAAACACAAGAAAAAGTCATTTATGACGAGGCCGGCTGGAGACAGGAACAATCACAACCTAGTTTGCAAGAAGTCCATCGATCATTATCTGTTCCAAAGAAAGCTAGTTCTTTCCGCAAATTTCTAGCATTTGCAGGACCAGGTTATTTAGTTGCAGTTGGTTATATGGATCCTGGAAACTGGGCAACATCAATAGCAGGTGGATCTGCTTTTAACTACAATTTATTATCAGTTATTTTAATTTCAAATCTAATGGCCATCATCCTTCAATCTTTAGCAGCTAAATTAGGAATTGTTACTGGTAGAGATTTAGCTCAAGCATGTCGAGACCACTTTAGTAAACCTGTATCATTTGTACTTTGGTTACTTTGTGAGGCTGCAATTGCAGCATGTGACTTAGCTGAATTGATTGGATCAGCCATCGCTCTAAATTTATTATTTGGTATTCCTTTGTTTTACGGAATTTGTTTGACGACGTTAGATATATTTCTTATTTTAATTTTACAAAATAAAGGTTTTAGATACATCGAAGCATTTGTTATTTCTTTAATTATTTTAATCACAGGTAGTTTTGTTTTTGAACTAATCATGTCTCAACCTGATATAAAAGCTGTATTTGGTGGATTCATTCCAAGTTCTCAAGTTATTACAGATCCAAAAATGCTTTATATTTCTTTAGGAATTTTAGGGGCAACTGTTATGCCTCATAATTTATATCTTCACTCGTCAATCGTTCAAACTAGAAAGTTTGATACGTCTGATATTGGTAAGAAAGAAGCAATTAAATTTGCTACAATTGACTCAACAGTTGCATTAATGATCGCATTGTTTGTCAATGCAGCAATATTAATTTTAGCCGCTTCTACTTTCTATAAATCAGGTAATACAAATGTCGCATCAATTGAAGACGCGTTCCAGCTGCTTACTCCATTACTCGGAACGACTTTAGCTAGTACATTTTTTGGAGTGGCATTATTAGCATCAGGTCAAAATTCTACTTTAACTGGTACGATAGCTGGGCAAATTGTAATGGAAGGCTTTTTAAATATTAAACTTAAACCTTGGATAAGAAGATTAATTACTCGTTTAATTGCTGTTACACCAGCTCTGATCGTAACTTATCTTTACGGTTCAAAAGGAACCGCAGATTTATTAATCCTTAGTCAAGTTATCCTATCATTACAGTTATCATTTGCCGTAATTCCACTTGTTATGTTTACGAGTGATCCAAAGAAGATGGGTAAATTTGCTAACAAAACTTGGCTTAAATATATTGCATGGACGATTGCATCCGTAATAGCAGTCTTAAATGTATACTTACTTTGGGCAACATTCTTCAAATAA
- a CDS encoding spore germination protein, translating to MENEPIPFIKDLKDEFHSSADFQYQKFISDGKVLHLCYLDTMIDSKDVQTHLIQKDIYNPKEDKVESSVLQTKELHSREDCIQAMIDGNVVVIYGEKGTAFSTPQKNDRSIEESSSERVVAGTHDGFVESLKTNTSLLRKRIRSKDFVIKNMILGTQFPTTLSLLYIKNLTPNEMIEQLEEKLKALESKASVESIQIHTLLEEFPSSPFPQVLRTERPDRTYQHLLKGKPAILVDNDPNALLFPSNIYSFFKSPEDLNLRWLLGIFYYAIRIFAFWMSVLLPAFYIAVTSFHSNILPIGIFYTLKLSVENVPFPPLLEALTMQIFLELLREASVRLPQAVGSTIGTVGAIVIGTSIVQTNLISNSMIVVIAITAVASFTMPVKELSTAARIIGVPLTLLASMFGFLGISLGILMIVCHLSKIKTFGERYVENPGFKEFPFFNSKKVKNHD from the coding sequence ATGGAAAATGAACCAATCCCTTTTATAAAGGACTTAAAAGATGAATTTCATTCAAGTGCTGATTTTCAGTACCAAAAATTTATAAGTGATGGAAAAGTTCTTCATCTTTGCTATTTAGATACGATGATAGATTCTAAAGATGTTCAAACCCATTTGATACAAAAGGATATTTATAATCCAAAAGAAGATAAAGTTGAGTCTAGTGTTTTGCAAACAAAGGAACTGCATTCAAGAGAAGATTGTATTCAAGCAATGATTGATGGTAATGTGGTCGTTATTTACGGAGAAAAAGGAACAGCATTTTCTACGCCACAAAAAAATGACCGGTCAATTGAAGAATCAAGTTCAGAACGTGTTGTTGCGGGAACACATGATGGGTTCGTAGAAAGTTTAAAAACAAATACTTCTTTACTTAGAAAAAGAATTCGTTCGAAAGATTTCGTCATTAAAAATATGATACTTGGAACTCAATTTCCTACAACTCTCTCATTGTTATATATTAAGAACTTAACTCCAAACGAAATGATTGAACAATTAGAAGAAAAGTTAAAAGCGCTCGAGTCTAAAGCTTCTGTCGAATCTATACAAATACATACATTACTAGAAGAATTTCCTTCATCTCCTTTCCCGCAAGTTTTACGAACGGAGAGGCCTGATCGCACATACCAGCATTTATTAAAAGGCAAGCCTGCAATTTTAGTCGATAACGACCCGAACGCTTTATTATTTCCTTCAAATATTTATAGTTTTTTTAAAAGTCCCGAGGATTTAAATTTAAGATGGTTGCTCGGAATATTTTATTATGCAATTAGGATTTTTGCTTTTTGGATGTCTGTCTTATTACCAGCGTTCTATATCGCAGTTACTTCATTTCATTCAAATATTTTACCGATTGGTATATTTTATACGCTTAAATTATCGGTTGAAAATGTACCATTCCCACCATTATTGGAAGCTTTAACGATGCAAATTTTCTTAGAGTTATTAAGAGAAGCGTCCGTACGTTTACCGCAGGCCGTTGGTTCTACAATTGGAACAGTTGGTGCAATCGTCATTGGAACTTCGATTGTTCAAACGAATTTAATTTCAAATTCAATGATCGTTGTTATTGCAATAACAGCAGTAGCATCTTTTACGATGCCAGTAAAAGAATTGTCAACTGCAGCCAGAATAATCGGTGTACCGCTTACACTTTTAGCTTCAATGTTTGGATTTTTAGGTATCTCTTTAGGAATATTAATGATTGTATGCCACTTATCTAAAATTAAGACATTTGGAGAACGTTATGTTGAAAACCCTGGATTTAAAGAATTTCCGTTTTTTAATAGTAAAAAGGTAAAAAATCATGATTAA
- a CDS encoding GerAB/ArcD/ProY family transporter: MIKNKHLFFIILFTQFGVTISRLPFSVYKITGSDGWISVLLTGVLIQILLFIYYSLYKSFPEKGFTEYTKILMNTYIGSFINICYFIYFLYICIKLSIEFVDVINIWMFPNTPTWVVLILFILTAIFIAKENIQTIGRTFLSFSFIFFFVILFIMFAYKNAHFGRLLPIGDSGIKKIAFGISPAFVNMLGFEVFLFLGTDFENTKKKLSTISLANLVSTTLFTFVILTCYVSLSHYQSKTVKYPILYIIKGFQLQMVENLHIVLLSFWTIIMALSFIIYLYILSEGILKQFKSKVHNRTLVLVIISLFLVSIYPIFSIPILDKLQFLSISIYFDSIFIILIPCLLFIVNKVRRLIA; the protein is encoded by the coding sequence ATGATTAAAAATAAACATTTATTCTTTATTATTCTATTTACACAATTTGGAGTTACAATTTCTCGTCTTCCTTTTTCAGTTTATAAAATAACGGGATCTGATGGCTGGATATCAGTCTTACTTACTGGTGTGTTGATTCAAATCCTATTATTCATTTATTACAGTTTGTATAAGTCATTTCCAGAAAAAGGGTTTACTGAGTATACAAAAATTCTTATGAATACTTATATTGGAAGCTTCATTAACATCTGTTATTTTATATACTTTCTTTATATTTGTATTAAATTATCAATTGAATTCGTTGACGTAATTAATATATGGATGTTTCCAAATACTCCAACATGGGTTGTTCTTATTTTATTTATACTCACGGCTATATTTATCGCAAAAGAGAACATCCAAACGATTGGAAGAACGTTTTTATCTTTTTCTTTTATATTTTTCTTTGTCATTCTCTTTATCATGTTTGCTTATAAAAATGCGCACTTTGGGAGACTACTTCCAATTGGTGACAGTGGAATAAAAAAAATTGCTTTTGGAATAAGTCCTGCATTTGTAAATATGTTAGGATTTGAAGTATTTCTCTTCCTAGGCACTGATTTTGAAAATACAAAGAAAAAGTTATCTACAATTTCTTTGGCTAATCTAGTTTCAACAACGTTATTTACATTTGTTATATTGACATGTTATGTATCATTAAGTCACTATCAAAGCAAAACAGTAAAGTATCCTATACTCTATATTATTAAAGGATTTCAATTACAAATGGTTGAAAATCTCCATATAGTTTTATTATCATTTTGGACGATTATAATGGCATTATCATTTATCATTTACTTATATATTCTTAGTGAAGGTATTCTAAAACAGTTCAAATCTAAGGTCCATAATCGCACTTTAGTTCTCGTCATAATATCATTATTTTTGGTCAGTATATATCCTATATTTTCAATTCCAATTTTAGATAAATTACAATTTTTAAGTATTAGTATTTACTTTGACTCCATTTTCATAATTCTCATTCCATGTCTATTATTTATAGTAAATAAAGTAAGGAGGTTAATAGCTTGA
- a CDS encoding Ger(x)C family spore germination protein: MIKKIISLISLLLAIVICTGCWDQRPIKDRMLINGLGFDINQDHKIELNASILNIIGKGTGAFDLENELITTEANSVVDAGIKVQTVLPGGIETAKTRLFLLGEDFSKEKFQFILDQFNRTPFTNVNVNVVVTNKQKAKDILELETLNRPISFVINETVDRAKRISIIPNIDLQKIYTMVTEIGIDILLPVVDKTKDEHVGVLGAGLFHKGSYTGKFIEKSEAPILLMMMDQFNNTSLFVTRIQNKSSAEAPYNIISYELRRPSREFIVHASKNKIDVDIPIKAKIRIGESTNIQHISEKEIKSIIEKDLNKRAKIVIKEAQQANSDVLGVGRYIKEHNPKLWKSLDWDKKYPTIQVHPRFNIYISNTGILET; encoded by the coding sequence TTGATTAAAAAAATAATCAGTTTGATTTCTCTACTTTTAGCTATAGTAATATGTACCGGTTGCTGGGATCAGAGACCTATAAAGGATAGAATGCTAATTAATGGACTAGGTTTTGATATTAATCAAGATCATAAAATTGAATTAAATGCTTCTATTTTAAATATTATTGGTAAAGGAACTGGAGCATTTGATTTAGAAAATGAATTAATTACAACAGAAGCAAATTCAGTGGTTGATGCTGGTATAAAAGTCCAAACGGTTTTACCTGGTGGGATTGAAACAGCGAAAACTAGACTTTTCTTATTAGGAGAAGATTTTTCAAAGGAAAAATTCCAATTTATCTTAGATCAATTTAATCGAACTCCATTTACTAATGTAAATGTGAATGTAGTTGTAACGAACAAACAAAAAGCGAAGGATATATTAGAATTAGAAACCTTGAATAGACCGATTTCATTTGTTATTAATGAAACGGTTGATCGCGCAAAGAGGATATCAATCATTCCGAATATAGATCTTCAAAAAATTTATACAATGGTTACAGAAATTGGGATTGATATTCTACTACCTGTTGTTGATAAAACAAAAGATGAACATGTTGGCGTATTAGGCGCTGGTTTATTCCATAAAGGATCATATACTGGTAAATTTATTGAAAAGTCGGAAGCTCCAATACTATTAATGATGATGGATCAGTTTAATAATACAAGTTTATTCGTTACTAGAATTCAAAATAAGAGTTCCGCTGAAGCACCGTATAATATCATATCCTACGAATTACGTCGCCCTTCAAGAGAATTTATCGTTCATGCGTCAAAAAATAAAATAGATGTTGATATTCCAATAAAAGCAAAAATAAGAATTGGAGAATCAACGAATATACAGCATATATCTGAAAAAGAAATAAAATCGATTATTGAAAAAGATTTAAATAAGAGAGCAAAAATTGTAATTAAGGAAGCCCAACAAGCTAATAGCGATGTTTTAGGAGTAGGGCGCTATATTAAAGAGCATAATCCAAAATTATGGAAATCCTTGGACTGGGATAAAAAATATCCTACAATTCAAGTCCATCCAAGATTTAATATCTATATTTCAAATACAGGAATTCTTGAAACTTAA
- a CDS encoding MerR family transcriptional regulator encodes MDSMFYYITEFARKTSISVRTLRYYDKIGLLKPTYTDESGYKLYTDTDLVHLQSILTFKFLGFSLKDIQTILSESSLDLTKKLKEQKELLEAKKDQINQIINAIEQVESSLISDSFNYESVTELIQMAHFNLRPEWVSKYLSTEDRKIMRNIAKQSYTKETLQKLADRGWTEEEHLRHLNDYKYFRDKLSELVKEGYKVESIEAQELVNFLMDMNNRYSQNDPQIKEGMKKSWERFKSLPESQKPKIYSIPDSEAEFIRHASMHYHQKLNGYTK; translated from the coding sequence ATGGATAGCATGTTTTATTATATAACTGAATTTGCGAGAAAAACTTCTATTTCAGTTAGAACGCTAAGGTACTACGATAAGATTGGATTGTTAAAACCAACATATACGGATGAATCGGGCTATAAATTATACACAGATACTGATTTAGTTCACCTTCAATCAATACTTACATTCAAATTTTTAGGTTTTTCACTAAAGGATATACAAACAATATTATCGGAAAGTAGTTTAGACTTAACAAAAAAGTTAAAAGAGCAAAAAGAGCTACTGGAAGCTAAAAAAGATCAAATCAACCAAATAATAAATGCGATTGAACAGGTGGAATCATCATTAATTTCGGATTCATTTAATTATGAAAGTGTTACAGAGTTGATTCAAATGGCACATTTTAATTTAAGGCCGGAATGGGTCAGTAAATATTTATCGACTGAGGATCGTAAAATCATGAGAAACATCGCAAAACAGTCATACACAAAGGAAACGTTACAAAAATTAGCTGATCGAGGATGGACTGAGGAAGAACATTTACGTCATTTAAATGATTATAAATATTTTAGGGATAAATTATCAGAACTTGTTAAAGAAGGATATAAGGTTGAGAGTATTGAGGCGCAAGAACTTGTAAATTTTTTAATGGATATGAATAATCGTTATAGTCAAAATGATCCACAAATTAAAGAAGGAATGAAAAAATCTTGGGAAAGATTTAAATCGTTACCTGAGAGTCAAAAGCCCAAAATATATTCGATACCTGATTCTGAAGCGGAATTTATAAGACATGCAAGTATGCATTACCATCAAAAATTAAATGGTTATACGAAATAA
- a CDS encoding alpha/beta hydrolase, translating into MINILNPISRFESINGMELHFTEWGERKNPTVVCWHGLTRNGRDFDILARHLAKNYHVICPDTIGRGFSQWSSKPEQDYCFENYVNIAIGLLDRLEIEQVRWVGTSMGGAIAMRLAGTPQYQERITHLVLNDIGAGALENQPQDIEGIKRIITYVGAPPQFKTFTELKSYYKLIYNSFGVSSEEEWNDFTQNSCRRRDEGGISPDYDPKISLQFQHSEDLNLWNYWEAIQSKILLIRGEISDVLPLDVALKMQETQSFKMETIPKVGHAPALNTNEQISIVENFLKEV; encoded by the coding sequence GTGATTAATATTTTAAATCCTATTTCTCGATTTGAATCAATTAATGGAATGGAGCTTCATTTTACAGAATGGGGCGAAAGGAAAAATCCAACTGTTGTTTGTTGGCATGGTCTAACTAGGAATGGTAGGGATTTTGATATTTTAGCACGTCATTTAGCAAAGAATTATCATGTAATTTGCCCTGATACGATTGGACGAGGATTTAGTCAGTGGAGTTCTAAACCTGAGCAGGACTACTGTTTTGAAAACTATGTAAATATTGCGATTGGTTTATTAGATCGATTAGAGATCGAACAAGTTCGCTGGGTAGGGACATCGATGGGCGGAGCAATTGCAATGCGACTTGCAGGAACACCGCAATACCAAGAGCGTATCACTCATTTAGTTTTAAATGATATTGGGGCTGGAGCTTTAGAAAATCAGCCACAAGACATCGAAGGAATTAAGAGAATTATTACTTACGTAGGTGCGCCTCCACAATTTAAAACATTTACTGAATTGAAGAGTTATTATAAGTTAATTTACAATTCATTTGGTGTATCAAGTGAGGAAGAATGGAATGATTTTACTCAAAACTCTTGCCGTAGAAGAGATGAAGGTGGAATAAGTCCTGACTATGATCCTAAAATTTCATTACAATTTCAACACTCTGAAGATCTAAATTTGTGGAATTATTGGGAGGCTATTCAGTCTAAGATTTTACTCATTAGAGGAGAAATTTCAGACGTATTGCCACTTGATGTAGCTTTAAAAATGCAAGAAACACAAAGCTTTAAAATGGAAACAATACCTAAGGTCGGTCATGCTCCCGCATTAAATACAAATGAGCAAATATCAATTGTTGAGAATTTTTTAAAAGAAGTATAG
- a CDS encoding DUF202 domain-containing protein — translation MESLNNQKEIPDESVKYAQQHLANERTYLAWLRTAISITGVGFLTTSIHFTIKISNNHFINTLAIFLGIYACVVGFITGVLATIQYSKKRKEIQNGKFLPANNSVILVSILFSFLIFMIVMYLSLLLFK, via the coding sequence ATGGAATCCTTAAATAATCAAAAAGAAATACCTGATGAAAGTGTTAAATATGCACAACAGCATTTAGCAAATGAAAGAACATATTTAGCATGGTTGCGTACAGCAATCTCGATCACTGGTGTAGGATTTTTAACAACTTCAATTCATTTTACAATTAAAATTAGCAACAATCATTTCATCAATACACTAGCAATTTTTCTTGGTATTTATGCATGTGTTGTTGGTTTTATTACAGGAGTATTAGCCACAATTCAGTACAGTAAAAAGCGAAAAGAAATTCAAAATGGGAAATTTTTACCTGCGAATAATTCAGTTATTCTTGTATCAATTTTATTTTCTTTTTTAATATTCATGATTGTGATGTATCTTTCGTTATTATTATTTAAATGA